TGTATTATCATTTGCTGTATGGCATGAAATTAGCCTTGATATACAGATTTCTGTATGGAAAAGAAATGGGCATATATTTGTGATAATGATCTCTTAAGTTGGGCAAAAGGTAAAGCAAACGCTCACCAGATAAGCTTGACAATGTGGTGAAAAATCTCTTTGATAACTAAATCTGTCAGGTGGCAGGCTTACTTGTACCCATCATGTACCATTCCCTGTCACACTTGTTTTGGCATATTTAGACTCATTCCCTGAAAACGAATAAGATTATTAGAACAAATAAGATCATAATGAATCACTTTCTTTCCTGTGTTACCTGTTTTGTGACTTTCACTATTTCACTAacgctgttgtgtgtgtgtctctgtctctctctctctctctctctctctctctctctctctctctctctctctctctctctctctctctctctctctctctctgtctctctctctctctctctctgtctctctgtctctctgtctctctgtctgtgtgtcttgtgttttCCTCCAGAAGGATAACAAAGTGGCTGCGTAGTCCAGCCTGCCTGAAGCCGAGGGAGTCTGCAGGAGACGCGTAGCTCTTACTGGTCCAGAAATGTGCTTTGTTCCCAGTCCCGACTTAATACCGAATGAAGATGTACTTTAGTGTGTAATTGACACCAGCACAGCTCGCCATCAGCAGGTGTTAACGCAGCCTCTTTTTCAGTTCCCTTTTTTAAGAAACCAACAAAACAATACACAAATGAATCTGATGATATTTCTTTGATACAGTACACTCACTGAGGGATAAGAGCTTGCCTGTAAATACCCTACTTAAACGTGGAATTATTCAGTATTTTTGCATCAATATTTGAGTTCCTTTCTTACTAAAAGGTATTTGATAATGTTTCTGTTAGTTGTAAAGATGTATGCAGAAGCCCGCAGATACTGTGATGAGTGCTGATTATCACTGAAATAGCTTTATTTTTTGGGGGATATATCCTTTAATGTACCTTTTAGAAGCACCAAATCTCTGTACATAGCCCATTGGGTCACACATAACAGCTCTCTGTTGTGCATCTTTGCTTGCATATCTCcataagcattttttttttttttcctgtgtgtgtttcagtagtCTACTGTACACCTTTTTTGTGGCGTGGATAAGGGCTTGAATCGTGGAGTGTTTTGTGAGTGatgttggtgtgttgtggtggcaGGATCCAGGGTTTGGTTGTCAGAACCTCGTCCGCTTGGTTTTAGATGCCAGCCTTCCTCCCTTACGCCAGTAATGCAGCTACCACCTCCCGCCTCCTCGCCATCTTCCCAGCAAAATGACCAGCTCCAAACATTTAGTACACATTGAGCTGAAGTCGGATTTGCGATCAACCTTGACAAACTGATTAGCAACATTGATTAACTGAATGTAGAGACACCAGAGaacttttctttccttttttggtCTTTGTCCTTCTGCAAAGTCATTCTTTGTGGTTGTAGCTTTTCTGggaatttattttgttttttgtttttactccAAATTTAATTGCAAATTTAATTGcttgctttctttctcactcagaTCACGCAgggtaaatagcttagtgctgcaaccccccccacctcacccaAAAAAAACAGATACAGCGACCGAGTATGAGTTTCCACCAGTTAATCTTTTTCTTTCCAAGTTGAGTGCCAGTGACTGTTGCCTTTGCTATGGATAATGTAGGCACCATGCGTGTTCTAGTGTTAAGAGGGCTTTTTGATAAACCAGTCTAGTGCGGAGTAGTCTTTCAGATCATCCAGCTGCAGCCGTCACTAAATTATGGGCCGCTAGAACATAGGAATCCATAAAATCAATACTACTCCTTGCAATCTTTTGAGTTAATCCACTTTTTTCAGGGACACACCCATAGAATTATCCAACCCTTTAAGAACAAGATTGGACTGAGAAAATGTATCCAGTTGCACTTTACGGATGAATATGTGTAGGGTTACCGAGGCGTCTATTTTAACCAGTTTAACTGAAAACCCTGATGTTCATGTACATACCAGTTCTTGCTGTAGATTATTTTGATACCATATTGACCCTGTCAGTTGGCTCATAATTTGTTGGAGCATACAGGCAAGGTTAAGAAAGATGCTGCGCTGAAGGTAGCATTTCGTTGTTCTTTTGGATACATAAATGGCTCTATAACAGATGTTGGCATAAATGTTGTGGATGGCATATGTCATTTTAGTTGGCAGGCAAAGAGGCTTGTCCAGTTGGTCTGCTTGCTTCTGTGCATTTGTTACCCTCTGGGAGAAACGTAGGGGGCTTTGATTCCCGATGGAAGGGGGCACAACAACGAAAATGTTTGCAGTCCCATATGGGAGAAAATATTAATTTAGTGAGATGTTAGCTTAGTCCCTGAATGAGTTGACTTGGCCCTGAATTCAGTCTTGACTCATATCCTACCAACCAATAGTCAGTTGATGCTCATTATGGGAGTTCCTCTTGTAACTGGCTTGATATAAAGATGTACTTAACCTACTGAAGATTTGGACTCAAATTGGTTCTAAGATGTTGAAAGCAACCATATGACTCAACGAATTCAGGCCTTTTGTCACATCCTTTTATGGCAAAGTGAATAATTTCTcgtagtatttttttttttttttttcttagattTTTAGTATTTCTAGAGTTTAGTTTGTATAACCATATCCTCGCACCTGCAGTCCTCCTCAGTAATAGCACTGTCAAGTCATCCAGCACAAGGTGGGAGGAGTATGTGTCTAGAATAGCAGCTCCCAGTAAAAATTGAGCAAGTCAGTGTCATTACCATATAAACAGATGAAATGTATGGGATCCAAAGACTGGACAAAGGTGCAGGGAGGGAGAGCGGGAAGGGTGGCTGTGGGTTGTGGGCGGGATGGGAAGGTGGGTCTAGATTCTTTAACTGTGTTCCAGTTGTTCTTGTTCTCAGTACGCTTATGGAGGGTGTTTTTGGTTACTGTTGTGGCTGTTTCAGTATATAAGACGTACCTATAACTATTTACAGTATACTCTCTTTCTTTGGAAActtaattttaaaatgaagCACTACAAAACGCGTACAGCATAGAAGCAGAATGCTAGGGCAGCTAGTAACCTCGCACAGTCCCACGTGCTGTTTTGAACCAGTCGCTGTAGTGATCACTTGGAAGAAGCTGCATGAGCAATGCCTTGTGATGAAGCcacaatggaaaaaaatatataaaatcatGACACTGAACAACTTGGATACACCAGGGCCAACACATGGAGATTTGGGGAAGGGATCACCCTGGATGGTTTTTTGCAATAATAGACACGTTGTTGTACGATCCCCCAGTGCTTTTTAAAAGTTTCAAGTGTACATATTTCTAGTGTTTTGCTGTGAGGGTTTAACTGTATGGAGCCCCTCAGACGTCAAAGAAATTCATTTTGGTTCTTCAGGAAAGCGATTGTACAGCATGGTGTACTACTTGCCACAGCTGTCTGGAGGTTCTATTCGAAGATGAGAATAAACAGTTGTTCAATATTCTTGGCTTTGTGTGAGTTTTCTTCTTTTCCCCATTTATCATAAATCCATTTGAGCTGATGCATGTTGTGTAGAATGTCATGTCTGGTGCTTCTAAATTGTtggggtttgttttgttttttgcaacACAGTCCAGCTTTTCTTCAGTGTTCATAACTGGGTCATTGAATCTGGACAGTTTAGTAAAAGAAACATATATTACAAGTAAAGTGTGTTGTATTTTTTAGAGGAAAAACAGATGTTATTTAATATACTTTATTTAAAAGATTGTGGATCACAGAAAAACATGTCTGCAAACAGCTGGAAAACGGCATGCAATTGCAGTGACTTTTAGGCTTCCTTACATACCATCAATCAGAAATAAGACTACTTCAGTGCATAAATATAGTATATGCTTTCTTCTGCATATAAGGCTACATGTATATCTTAAGCAAGCAAATAAATGTcaacattttaaataatttttcGTTTAATAAAAGTAATTGAACTTTCAGCACGTTCTGCTTACTTTTTCCTCCTTTTAATTTTTCCCTtcttattgatgtatttgtatgaGAATGACACAAAATATTTCGAGTGGGATAGAGGGCCATGTGTTTTGGTGAATCACTTTGATTCATGCAGCGGACGCGCCTAGATTCACTTGCAGAAAGCTGCGGCTGCGTGGCCTGTTGAAGACGTTTGAAGTCTGCTTGTGGCctttaatcattttaatgatTTTAATGTTCCAAACTACTAGCGTCCACATTTGTCTGTCACTTCTCATCTCCCAACCAACAATGACTACCAAGAGCGAAACAAAATGTATATGTTACACGTTGACGACGTTgccttttctttgcattgttGTAGTTTAAGGTCACAATAACCTGGAGGGTCCACGGTCGACCGTGAGTCGGTCGTAAAGCGGAGcggctagtaatcaaggatctttggcgcGGCTCTGTGCGGTCAGAGAACCCTCTCTGGCCGCGCGTTTACCCTCCGATGACGAAAATTACGTCACGCAGACACCCGCGCACGCGCAAAGTTTGTTTGCCTCATGTGCACATGCGCAAAAGCTTTCCCTCATTCCCTAACCGTAATCAAGAAGCTAGAGCATAGAGAGCAAATTAAAAACAGTTCTGAAGTCCAGACATCACTTCATTTTCAGTACCTATTTATTGACACACGTCTAAGCACGTTGTTACGAACAGCCTAATTAATGGTACATTTTTAACTGTTCAAACTTAACTGATAAAACGCTTGTGAAACATTGTCCCTGTCTGTCTAGGCAGCTAACGTTGGAAGTTAGCCGGCTACCTGGATAGCGAGCTATATACCTATTTAACTCGTAGCGCACTCAAGCTCAGAAAACACCTACCAACGACTGGTCTGCTTGTGTTGAAAAATGTCCGTTGTGTTCGTACCGAGAAGGCAACGTGGGAAGGCCGAAATTAATCAGGAAATTATTCAACGGGTGAGCACGCAGTAACAGAGTTCAACTGTCTACCTATACTCGTTTGATTACAGTGTGTCTTATCAACAGTGTCTTTAACTGAAACATTGTCGTCATCTCGAGCTTTTAGCATGAAGtattgtgtctgaatgtgttaaAATGAGGACAAACGTGTTATATTTTGTATTGTTACAGATGTACACTGGCCTAAGTTGAAATGTTATTGTCTGagtctttctgtttttctttgcaCAAGTTGCTTGACGAAAACGATCAGCTGGTGAGATGCATTGCGGAATACATGCAGAGGGGACGCGCGACAGAATGTGTTCAGTAAGTGATATATgcaaagtaggctatttatttcgGAAAGGATGCAGTCTGGCTCGTCCAATCGGCATGAAGAAATACATAATCTGAAAGGACAAAGGAGAGCCTCAGTTTCCATTACTACAGGCTACATTATTGTGATatgtgtagcctaaatgttcCATGTGCAATGGTAGCGAGGAAATTGAAGCAGTACATATTGGGTCTTTTGCAGGTATCAACAGATTTTACATCGGAATATTGTGTATCTCGGAACTATAGCCGACGCCAGTCCTGACACCTCTCCCACCACAGAGGTGAAGATCCTAGTTCTCCATCCAGCTCAGCCATGTAGCCTTAACTAATTACTAACTTGGTATTACTTATTTCAATATTTGTCTTTGTCTCAGCAGGCTCCACAAGAAAATGGGGAGTGACCAGCACACAAGTGACCAGTGTCCATACATTTGTATGAGTTACTGTGTTGTGTTCTGCACTTTGTTTTAACTCTCTGTACTGTACAAATAAGTGTGACATTCTTTGTAATAAATGTCTATTTTTTACCTTTGGTGTGAGCTATTTTCCACTTCTGATGGTGGCCAGCATTTTTATTGGGTTCAGCAAGTATTAAGAGTCCACCCACATAGGATTCAGAgccctggggggtattccaagtgaccaacctgggtaagttagatagatagatagagatactttattgatccccaaggtttcaaggtctcagtagcatacagacatcactgTATTTACAGCAGcttcctcaggaagtacagcctgctctgccctttcttgtagagtgcttcagtattggctgaccagtccagtttattggcCAGGTGTaagcccagatacttgtaggtgtttaccacctccacatcgACCCCAttaatggagactggtagcagagcgggctttgacctgcggaaatccaccaccatctccttggtcgttgaagtgttgagttgaaggtggttgagtttgcaccattgcacaaagtcctccgccaggctcctgtactcctcctcttgctcgtccctgatacacccctcAATTGCAgtatcagaaaacttctgcatgtggcatgactcagtgttgtaaCAGAAgtcagggtgaacaggactggagagagcacaggtccctgtggagctccggtgctgctgatcacagtgtctgaGAGaaagttcttcagtctgacgaactgtggttgctcggtcaggtaatctgtgatccaggttaccaggtgagagtccacacccatctgcaagagcttgtctctcaGTCTGAGGGGTTAGATGGTGTTAGCCCGGCTGTTAAGTTAACTCGGCGTAAGAgctaaacctcctaatagaagagctgtattgCTTCATTCTAACAAAACAataccatagggctcttgttgtaggagttttaccacttactctgtgtTAATTTACCCAGGTttatcactaaaccacgtacttggaataccccacTGAAGGGCAGCATCTGCACACAGCATTGTTTTTCCGACTAACCAGCCCACCAATTTTTAAGACACAGTCAAAAGTTGACTTAATGTCTTGTTTATTCTCTTTTCCCCGTCTTAGATGTTTCTAGTGCAGCAGTTATGAGTTTGTTATTAATTTCcgtttaaaatatttaaaataaacaTGGGTTCCATTCAAATCTTTCTATATTACATTACTTCAGGCCATTTAAGATTATTTTagaatattttaaatatttaaggaAAACTAAACTATGGCATACCAAATACCACCaccaaataaaaaagaaaaacagtagaCATTAGGTTGTCAAttacatttctttattttttttttaaacttttttttgcaTTGCTGGTACACTTGGAAAGATTCAGTTGCCAGCTCAAGAGAACAATAAGCAACATAAGCCAAGCAGCCTCTTCACTTCAACTCTCAGGGTTACAGGTCAGATTTCTGGTGAAGTCACTAGTAAACCATTTGACACAACTGAGAAATGCTAACAGTTACAGTCCAAGGTCTTTAAGTTGTCTTAAAAAAAGGCTGCAACAGTTTGGGAGATAACACAGACAAAAAGCAACAAACCCTATATTTTGATTGTGCAAAGCACAGAACTATAAAaagatatatatttatatttatatacagcAAACGATTCTCTGTAAACATGGTAAGTATGTTAGTTTTCAGAAAAAACATGGTGTCATATCATAAATACAGGCAACATTGGCATCCGCAAACATCACAAGAGTTAACATTCTGGGCCTTCATCTGCAGCCCATCGCCATAGAAACTGAAGAAACACGGGCTCTAAAACCAGCCCAGATCAGCTCGTGTTTAGTGTTTATGATGGCATATGTTATAATGGCATATTTGGTAACCTTTCAAAATAGATGATTTTAGCTCAACTCTGGAGAAAAGGGAAATGTGTGCTTTTTCACATCTGAGGGCAGGGATGGGGAAATCCAATCTGATGTAGTATGCCTATATTGTATTAACATATACAGTAATGGTATAACATgtaagaaaatacaaaaataagaTTAATACTGTCAATATTTGTACAAgaaaaatattgtatttttaaGGAACAAATGTTAAGTTTTTTGTATTTAAGAGTTAGTGTTATTCTGAAGCAAACTGCCAATCAGAAATGTGTGTGAGGTGACATGAAaggagtgttttttttgtttttttaaatcacacacacacacgcgcacacacagacatttccaGAGTTTCTCAGACAAAAGGGCATGGAACTGTATCATTTGCTATGATTTCCATAACAACCCCAAAACTCCTCTCGCTAGTCACGAAGCACCATTCACCTTCTGAACAACGCTTTGGTTGGAAAATAATATTCTGCAAGTGCTATTCATATCACCATGGCACATAGTTACTgctatattatttatttttttattttttccttagAACTCTTGTAAGTTGTTTGAAAAAAGTAGTGTATCTTTTTCAAATTACACCTCTGCGATGATTATTATATTTCTGCCGAGCCTGCTCAAAGCCTCTTAATAAAAAGAAGGTAAGTATTTATATATCATTTGGAGTCATTTACACGCTATGGAACAATATAGAAGCTGTAGTCTGGGTCATCTGACAGGAGATTTGGCAGTTACAGCTTTTAGACACAGTATAATTATCATTTGCACTGGGTCatcttctccccctcccctggACACTGTCAGCTAGGAGTTCAGGGCTCAAAGCAAGAGGGGagagtagagaagaggagagaaatgcGACAGCCATGCATGTCACCTGTTCGGGTGGCTCAGAAGCAAGTCCAGGAgtgggtgttggggggggggggggggacgccaCAGTATGAGCTGGAACCGCAGTACAGGGGTCAAAGGGTTGCGGGCGATCATGCGCTTTTCTCGACAGGACAGCTCAGAAAGCCGCCTTGTCCTCGAAACGCAGATGGTACCTCTGCCAAGGAAGGGAGAATACGAAACCTGCGTATACAGAACcaaaaaaaccacacacacagacagaaaggtaAACCCCTATCCAGAGACCTCCCCTCCTCGTGTAAGCCCTGCTACAGGTGCCAAGAGCACAAGCCCTGGAGCACAGGAGAAAAAGGGCCGAGGAGGAGCACTGGCCCCTCTCCATGGCTGCTCAGTACTGGTGCAGATAGGAGGGCCGGTTCTCGGGCTTGTGGGGGAAGGACTTGAAGCCCTTGCTGATGGGCTGCTTGTTGAGCTGCGGAGGCTGCTGTTGGGGCTGCGGCGGCGGCCCCTGCTGCTGTGGCGGCCCCTGCTGCTGAGAGAAGTGGTAGCCGGATGAGAGGCTGCCGGACGAGAGGCCGCCGGAGGGAGAGCAGTCGCTGGCCGTGGACCAAACGGCCGACTGCAGCATCTGAATGGAGTCGCTccactggctggagggggggATGTTCATCTGGTAGAGGGACGAGCCCAGGTTGGGCATGGTGTTGGTATGGGAGGAGGAGTGCTGCCATGGAGCCTTGGGGGGCCATGTTTTGGTTTTGCTGTCCTggaaggggaaaagagagagcacCATGTTAAAAACTATAAAACTATATATTATGTATATCAAAGACATGACCATGCACTCGCAGGCACTACACTTAGGGATTACTGGACTTCTCCATGGTGATGTAGCGTTTACATATAACAGATGAAGAAGCAGGACACTATAGATCAGATGTCAATATGTTGAATCCAGCCCACAATGTCTTTTTATGGGGCCTGCGAGAGCTTGATTTACTTAAAATACGATTCTATACCACTTTAACAGAGCAGCCTACAGTGACTTTTGCGATTTGCACAAAGACAAcatccactagatggcagtgtttCAGCGTATTAGCCATTAATTACAGCGGTTTTCTCGTCTAAGAACTATATATTAACACAGGTCCCACAGGTGCTAGACAACACTGACTCAAAATAAACATGAAGAAGTAAACCTGAGAGGCACAGGTGTTGGCCCTTACCTGGCAGCTGTCGTCAGTGGTATGGTGTAGAGGCGGAGAGGGCAATGCGCACACCTCCTGCTCCCCACAGCTGTGTTTCCTAGGCAACAGAAAGAGGAAAGGGAAATCATAgtaaacacacctacacaattGCATCCAGTTTATGCACAGCTGAGGCTGGGGTGGCACCAGAGACATAATAATCAAGGTGCAGAAACTTTCCACCCAAGATTCTCAAAAGCTTCACTATCTTTGCTTTCCATGTGTGCAGGCAAAGAAGTTCTAATGCAGATATATGACCGTAAAAAACAGGAAATGGAACAGTTGCCGTAAATTTGTCCCACATGGATGAGCATCCCGGCTCAGGCGTGTCTAGGAACTGTCTCTTATTGCTCACATAACCGCTCAATGGCATCAAGAAATCACACACAGgttggacaaacacacagaagttAATGAACTAATGATGCATCTATATTAGGTCTTAATGAAGTTGAACTGTGCATACACCATGTACATGTATAGTTACTGCCGCTAGCTCATCTTCCAACATGGTCATAAAATATCAGACTGCAAACTCACTCTGCCCTCCATATTTCTTCACAGTCTCTTCAAAATAGCTGTGCTCGCAAAACAGTCTTTTCAAATAATGCGGTATTTTTATCAGCATTTTTTATTAGACATATTTATGGGGCTGTGTTGTTTTatacatgatttttttttatatttcatttacaaGGTACTCTGCCTGGGAGTGCACAGTGTGTTCCACTTAGTTTGAAAACCAgccaaaaaagtgtgtgtgtgtgtgtgtgtgtgtgtgtgtggttaacagcacataaacaGAACTCAACTGCTTCAAAATTAGGTTTGGACAGAACTTAAATAAGCATGAAAGAGAACCAATTTATTTCCCAACGCATACATGTTTAGAGAAAACATTCACAGCTAGGTTAGGAGCTACAGCATCAGGTGTGCGCCCCAGTGCAGGTGTGTGAAGTCatcgcaggtgtgtgtgtgtgcagagtgccATACCTCCTCTGCTTGACAGCAGCCACCAGGTCTGGGCCGGAGAACATGGAGAACAGGCTGTCCCCATTGGCTGAGGAAGCCTCGTCGCTCGAGCTGGCCGAGTCACCCTGATTGGCTGACCAGCTGCTGTTCACCGCATCCCTGGTAACCGAGACATGAGACATTATAAGCAAAGACATTTCGCACTCTCTCAACATCTTCTTAAAACATGTCATTCCTCCTCATGGACTGAATGTTCTGTTTTTACTTGTAAATGTGTAagcgttcctgtgtgtgtgtgcggttaacagcacataaacaGAACCAACTGCTTCAAAGTTAGGTTTGGACAGAACTTAAATAAGCATGAAACATGTCATTCTTCCTCCTGGACTGAATGTTCTGTTTTTACTTGTAAATGTGTAagcgtgcctctgtgtgtgtgtgtatgtgtgtgtgcaccagagTACAAGATACTGAGtgtagtgtgagtgagtgagtgaaaagaCTGTGTGCATCACgttgtgtatgtatgaatgggtgaatgtgtgttttgGCGGTGAGAGCGCCCTCCAGTGGACTCACCCTTCACTGTAGTACTCTGGGTGGGGCCAGGTGCGGTGCGCATCGTCCGCTAGGGGCCAGTTGCCACGGGCGTTGCCTGGGCGGCGGATGTGCTGCGCCTGCCGTTTCTGCTGCATGGCCTGGTTGACCCCGGCGACGTAGCGGGCGAACTCTGGGTCTGAGCCCACTGGGCAcggtggagaggggggggggcaagactGGCGTTTACATTCTGACACACTCAGCTGTTCTCCCACACAGTGCTCaggccacacatacacacacacacacacacacacacacacacagagagactgtcTAGCACAGCAGAAACGCACAATGGGCCGCCAGGCAGCCAGGCACAATGGCCTCTGCTGGAATAAAGAGTTTGCTACACGAGAGAAACAGACCCGACACACTCTGTGTTCAGCAGAAAGGACcaaaccataaacacacacacacacacacacacaaaacacacacagaaacaaacaaacacacacacacagaaacaaacacacacacacacacagaaacaaacaaacacacacagaaacaaagaaacacacacagaaacaaagaaacacacacacacacacacacacacacacacacacacacacacacacaaacaaacaaacacacacaccaacacagaaacacagacacacagaaacacacacaccacacaaacagctGTTTACTGAAACCAAATTC
The Alosa sapidissima isolate fAloSap1 chromosome 14, fAloSap1.pri, whole genome shotgun sequence DNA segment above includes these coding regions:
- the ss18l2 gene encoding SS18-like protein 2 isoform X2, which encodes MSVVFVPRRQRGKAEINQEIIQRLLDENDQLVRCIAEYMQRGRATECVQYQQILHRNIVYLGTIADASPDTSPTTEAPQENGE
- the ss18l2 gene encoding SS18-like protein 2 isoform X1, whose translation is MSVVFVPRRQRGKAEINQEIIQRLLDENDQLVRCIAEYMQRGRATECVQYQQILHRNIVYLGTIADASPDTSPTTEQAPQENGE